In Treponema primitia ZAS-2, a genomic segment contains:
- a CDS encoding LysR family transcriptional regulator — MNTLLFKYAIEIEKTRSISKAAENLYMAQPNLSKAIKEVEDSLGFTIFERTSKGVVPTRKGLTFLAYSRKILEELAGISRLSDSEYPVTQSISMSIPRGSYIAAAFIKFAGELNFDKEINANLQETNSIQAIENIVDGRFNLGIIRYQAVYENYFLDYLADKNLCYDQIWEFEYLALMSEKHALARSPEVKFEELKSYIEVIHGDTSVPYLNQTDSRWQNDDTTPKKRIYLYERCNQFDILSSLPTAFMWVSPIPERFIKRYDLVQRKCVFENNKHKDLLIYPQGYTFTPLEKLLIDRIFESKNEVSLKKYN, encoded by the coding sequence GTGAACACGTTGCTTTTTAAGTATGCCATAGAAATTGAAAAAACCCGCTCAATCTCCAAGGCAGCGGAAAACCTCTATATGGCCCAGCCGAATTTGAGCAAAGCCATCAAGGAAGTGGAGGACAGTCTGGGGTTTACGATTTTTGAACGTACTTCTAAGGGAGTAGTACCTACCAGGAAGGGGCTTACCTTTTTAGCCTATTCCAGGAAAATTCTGGAGGAACTTGCCGGGATAAGCCGCCTGTCAGATTCGGAATATCCGGTGACCCAGAGCATAAGCATGTCCATACCCAGGGGGAGCTATATTGCGGCGGCGTTTATAAAATTTGCCGGAGAACTTAATTTTGATAAAGAAATCAATGCAAATTTACAGGAAACAAACTCCATACAAGCAATAGAGAATATCGTTGACGGTCGGTTTAATTTAGGAATCATTAGATATCAGGCGGTATACGAAAATTATTTCCTTGATTATCTTGCAGATAAAAATTTATGTTACGATCAAATATGGGAATTTGAATATTTAGCCCTTATGTCGGAGAAGCATGCCCTTGCCCGTTCTCCGGAAGTAAAATTTGAAGAATTAAAATCTTACATCGAAGTCATTCATGGTGATACATCGGTGCCCTACCTTAATCAGACAGACAGCCGATGGCAGAACGATGATACAACGCCAAAGAAACGGATTTACCTTTACGAACGCTGTAATCAGTTTGATATTCTGAGCAGTCTGCCCACTGCGTTTATGTGGGTCTCCCCTATTCCGGAACGATTTATCAAACGCTACGATCTGGTTCAGCGTAAATGTGTATTTGAAAATAACAAACATAAAGACCTGCTTATCTATCCTCAGGGATATACTTTTACCCCGTTGGAAAAATTATTGATAGACAGGATTTTTGAATCAAAAAATGAAGTATCCTTAAAAAAATATAATTAG
- a CDS encoding complex I 24 kDa subunit family protein gives MDFDYSIIDTVLKEWGYGASSIIPVLHAVQERYHYIPRAAFPYIAKQVDVGEARVYGVATFYENFSLEAKGRFIIRICDGTACHVRKSTPILEALRTELGLSVQKRTSDDLNFTVETVSCLGACGLAPVLMVNDEVHASMTEEKVHALIGELKTEVATEVVHA, from the coding sequence ATGGATTTTGACTATAGTATCATTGATACGGTACTCAAGGAATGGGGGTATGGGGCGAGCAGTATTATTCCTGTTTTACACGCGGTTCAGGAACGATACCACTACATCCCAAGGGCGGCGTTTCCCTATATTGCCAAGCAGGTGGATGTAGGGGAGGCGCGGGTTTACGGGGTCGCTACTTTTTACGAAAATTTTTCTCTGGAAGCCAAGGGGCGTTTTATCATCAGGATCTGTGATGGGACAGCCTGCCATGTGCGGAAATCGACACCGATTCTGGAGGCTCTCCGTACCGAGCTAGGGCTGAGTGTTCAAAAACGGACCAGCGATGACCTCAATTTTACGGTAGAGACCGTATCCTGTCTCGGCGCCTGCGGGCTTGCCCCGGTGCTGATGGTTAATGACGAAGTTCACGCTTCAATGACGGAAGAAAAAGTCCACGCCCTCATTGGGGAACTTAAAACTGAGGTGGCAACGGAGGTTGTACATGCCTGA
- a CDS encoding SpoIIE family protein phosphatase: MTEPAFSETFIEVDHYQVSKYNQNAPGDVFYSQKDAQTGRIITALSDGLGSGIKAGVLATLTSTMITKFIMNNIHIKKSAEIIMNTLPVSKELGISYATFTAVEINKDSTINIVEYDNPPYILLREDHVYEPEKQIIPFERENKETGPEIPTILSYSSFTAKPKDRIVFFSDGVTQAGLGEANTPGGWGRAAAQRFILETVYNDPDISARDLSCALIQEALRYHNFKAKDDASCAVVYFRRPRDLLIITGPPWQAENDKVFAEIWKNFSGKKIISGGTTAKILERELNLEINYKDNEHNYDFPAESKMEGADMVTEGILTLAAVADILEDSTKADKKNKTALRMVELFLSCDRLHFVVGTKINDANYDPSMPVELEIRRNVVRRLARVLEAKYIKEVELRFF; encoded by the coding sequence ATGACGGAGCCTGCCTTTTCGGAAACATTTATTGAGGTGGATCATTATCAGGTATCGAAATACAATCAAAATGCGCCAGGGGACGTTTTTTATTCCCAAAAGGACGCCCAGACCGGCAGAATAATAACAGCCCTGTCCGATGGTCTGGGGTCCGGCATAAAGGCCGGGGTGCTTGCGACCCTTACCTCTACCATGATAACCAAGTTTATAATGAACAATATCCATATAAAAAAGTCAGCAGAAATCATAATGAACACCCTGCCGGTTTCAAAAGAACTGGGCATTAGTTATGCAACCTTTACCGCAGTAGAAATAAACAAAGATTCCACGATAAACATCGTGGAATATGATAACCCCCCGTACATATTGCTGCGGGAGGATCATGTTTACGAACCGGAGAAACAGATAATCCCCTTTGAACGGGAAAACAAGGAAACAGGGCCAGAGATTCCAACTATCCTGTCCTATTCAAGTTTTACCGCAAAACCCAAGGACAGAATCGTGTTTTTTTCCGATGGGGTTACCCAGGCAGGCCTTGGTGAAGCAAACACCCCCGGCGGCTGGGGCCGGGCCGCCGCGCAGCGCTTTATCCTTGAAACGGTCTACAATGATCCCGATATAAGCGCCCGGGATCTTTCCTGCGCCCTGATTCAAGAAGCTCTGCGCTATCACAACTTCAAGGCAAAGGATGACGCTTCCTGTGCGGTAGTGTATTTCCGGCGACCCCGGGATCTGCTGATTATTACCGGTCCACCCTGGCAGGCGGAAAATGACAAGGTGTTTGCCGAAATATGGAAAAATTTCTCCGGCAAAAAAATAATTTCCGGGGGAACCACCGCAAAAATACTGGAACGAGAACTTAACCTGGAAATAAACTATAAAGATAATGAGCATAATTACGACTTCCCCGCAGAATCAAAAATGGAAGGCGCCGATATGGTTACCGAAGGAATACTCACCCTAGCCGCCGTTGCAGATATTTTGGAGGACAGTACTAAGGCAGATAAAAAAAATAAGACGGCCCTTAGAATGGTGGAACTGTTTTTAAGCTGTGATAGGCTGCATTTCGTGGTAGGCACAAAAATAAATGATGCAAACTACGATCCTTCAATGCCCGTGGAGTTGGAAATACGGCGGAATGTGGTCCGCCGCCTTGCCCGCGTCCTGGAGGCAAAATACATTAAGGAAGTGGAATTGCGATTTTTTTAA
- a CDS encoding NADH-ubiquinone oxidoreductase-F iron-sulfur binding region domain-containing protein: MPELKDREELQQMRAKYERSFQAEQKKIIVCAGTGCVSAGSLEIYQRLINLLEGRNMPCAVELKNEPEAGLTGIKRSGCHGFCEMGPLVLIEPEGCLYLKVKLEDCEEIIEKTIVKNEIIDRLVYTKDGKLYSKRLDIPFYKKQKRLALEHCGQINALSIKEYLAIGGYRAFEKALFEMSADDIVQVISESNLRGRGGAGFPTGRKWAEAKRQRAIPKYIICNGDEGDPGAFMDRSVMEGDPHRMIEGMMIGALACGASEGYIYVRAEYPLAVSRLGIAIEQAKKLGLLGEHILGSDFNFNLTISRGAGAFVCGEGSALISSIEGKRGMPRVKPPRTAEHGLFNQPTVLNNVETFAAVPLIIEQGAAWYKSIGPETSPGTKAFALTGNIANTGLIEVPMGIKLRDIVFDVGGGIPGGGEFKAVQVGGPSGGCLTAEHLDLPMDFDSLKKAGAMIGSGGLVVMDEKTCMVEIARYFMNFTQNESCGKCIPCREGTKLMLGILERIVAGEGRAGDIERLLELADTISSTALCGLGKTAPSPVISTIRYFRAEYEAHINEKHCPAGACQKLKKLFVDDQLCIGCTKCVKACPVGAISGEKKVAHTIDSAKCIKCGACVGGCPKKAIKTAA; the protein is encoded by the coding sequence ATGCCTGAATTAAAGGACCGGGAAGAACTACAACAAATGCGCGCTAAATACGAGCGCAGTTTCCAGGCGGAGCAGAAGAAAATTATTGTGTGCGCGGGAACGGGCTGCGTTTCTGCGGGGTCTCTTGAAATTTATCAAAGGCTTATCAACTTGTTGGAAGGGCGCAACATGCCCTGCGCAGTGGAATTAAAGAATGAGCCTGAAGCGGGGCTTACGGGCATTAAACGGAGTGGCTGCCACGGTTTCTGTGAAATGGGGCCCCTGGTGCTTATTGAGCCCGAAGGCTGCCTTTACTTAAAAGTCAAGCTTGAAGACTGCGAAGAGATAATCGAAAAAACCATCGTAAAAAACGAAATAATCGACCGGCTGGTGTATACCAAAGATGGCAAGCTGTATTCCAAGCGCCTGGATATTCCTTTTTATAAAAAACAAAAGCGCCTTGCCCTGGAACACTGCGGTCAGATCAATGCGCTTTCTATAAAAGAGTACCTTGCCATTGGCGGTTACCGGGCTTTTGAGAAGGCGCTGTTTGAAATGAGCGCCGATGATATTGTCCAGGTTATAAGCGAATCGAACCTACGCGGCCGGGGAGGCGCAGGTTTTCCTACCGGGCGGAAGTGGGCAGAAGCGAAACGGCAAAGGGCTATACCCAAGTACATCATCTGTAATGGCGACGAAGGCGACCCTGGGGCGTTTATGGACAGAAGCGTTATGGAAGGGGATCCCCACCGCATGATCGAAGGCATGATGATCGGCGCCCTGGCCTGCGGGGCCTCCGAGGGCTACATCTATGTGAGGGCAGAATATCCCCTGGCGGTGAGCCGCCTTGGCATCGCCATTGAACAGGCGAAAAAACTGGGACTTTTAGGGGAGCATATCCTGGGCAGTGATTTTAACTTTAACTTGACCATTAGCCGGGGTGCAGGCGCCTTTGTCTGCGGGGAAGGCAGCGCCCTTATCTCATCTATCGAAGGAAAACGCGGAATGCCCCGGGTTAAGCCACCCCGTACTGCGGAGCATGGGCTGTTCAACCAGCCCACGGTTCTTAACAATGTTGAAACCTTCGCGGCGGTGCCCCTGATCATAGAACAGGGCGCAGCATGGTATAAGTCCATAGGACCTGAAACAAGCCCGGGCACCAAGGCTTTTGCCCTGACCGGGAATATCGCAAACACCGGGCTTATTGAAGTGCCCATGGGAATAAAACTGCGGGACATAGTCTTTGACGTGGGCGGCGGTATCCCCGGGGGTGGGGAATTCAAGGCGGTACAGGTCGGCGGCCCCTCCGGTGGCTGCCTGACTGCGGAGCATTTGGACCTGCCCATGGACTTTGACTCCCTCAAAAAAGCAGGGGCCATGATCGGATCAGGCGGGCTTGTGGTTATGGATGAAAAAACCTGCATGGTGGAAATCGCCCGGTACTTTATGAACTTTACCCAAAATGAATCCTGCGGAAAGTGTATTCCCTGCCGGGAAGGCACCAAACTGATGTTGGGTATTCTGGAGCGTATTGTTGCCGGTGAGGGAAGGGCTGGGGACATAGAACGGCTTTTGGAACTGGCGGATACTATCAGCTCTACTGCCCTTTGCGGCCTGGGAAAAACCGCCCCAAGCCCTGTTATCAGCACGATTAGGTACTTCCGTGCAGAATATGAGGCGCATATTAACGAAAAGCATTGCCCGGCCGGGGCTTGCCAAAAACTCAAAAAACTTTTTGTTGATGACCAGTTGTGCATAGGCTGTACAAAATGTGTCAAAGCCTGCCCGGTGGGCGCTATTAGCGGCGAAAAAAAAGTAGCCCACACAATCGACAGTGCAAAATGTATCAAATGCGGCGCCTGTGTAGGCGGCTGTCCCAAAAAAGCGATAAAAACTGCGGCTTAA
- a CDS encoding [Fe-Fe] hydrogenase large subunit C-terminal domain-containing protein — MNELSTIEKPPIYNQGEDCQHCYNCIRHCPVKAIKAEVNRTDVLSAMCVACGSCIQHCSRKLKFYRNDIEKVKKILSEKKRVFASLAPSFIAEWDDCSKEQLIGALKDLGFFAVSETALGADVVSAEIAKTLAEAAASPSGQKLFISSVCPSVVKYIKLYRTRFAPYITAIPSPLLAHARLLRKLYGDDIGVVFIGSCIAKKLEADQFEEIDAAITFNELRAWLSRKSTAPAFIKNREEQFLPYPAAKGSLYSIEDDGIVAAYKKYADLSNVISIAHSGFDTIKILLRGFDPATLKQPVFFSLLACPGGCVNGPGMSGSSSSGADRSLRLLQYAKNALDKTSEETLSMNINMSYPIYFPPVVKKRHREEEIRAAFEKILKYTKRDEIDCGSCGYDSCRNFVDAMLENHAEKTMCATYMRILSEKQTHGIFQAIPSGLVIVDNNMKIIESNKNFALLFGTEIEDLFESIPGLIGASLEKITKASEYFSTFFRLSNSDPIELDFNENKRILHLTIFAVEKGEIAAGVFDDITMPQIKKNKTIANAKDIIEKNIHVVQQIAFLLGEHAAETESILQSMIQTFNTGEETES, encoded by the coding sequence ATGAACGAGTTAAGTACAATAGAAAAACCACCCATATACAATCAAGGGGAAGATTGCCAACATTGCTACAACTGCATACGGCATTGCCCGGTAAAGGCGATAAAAGCAGAAGTCAACAGGACCGATGTTTTAAGCGCCATGTGTGTGGCCTGCGGTAGTTGTATTCAGCATTGCAGCAGAAAATTAAAATTCTATCGCAACGATATTGAAAAGGTAAAAAAAATATTAAGCGAAAAGAAGCGGGTATTCGCATCCCTGGCGCCTTCCTTTATAGCCGAATGGGACGACTGTTCAAAGGAACAGCTTATAGGAGCTTTAAAAGACTTAGGGTTTTTTGCTGTATCAGAAACTGCCCTGGGAGCGGATGTTGTGTCGGCGGAAATTGCGAAAACATTAGCGGAAGCAGCGGCTTCTCCATCGGGACAAAAATTATTCATATCCTCAGTCTGCCCGTCAGTTGTTAAATACATAAAGCTGTATCGGACCAGGTTTGCGCCATATATTACTGCTATACCTTCTCCGCTTTTGGCACACGCAAGGCTGCTAAGGAAGCTGTACGGCGACGATATCGGCGTTGTCTTTATCGGAAGCTGTATCGCAAAAAAACTGGAAGCCGATCAGTTTGAGGAAATTGACGCAGCAATCACCTTTAACGAACTACGGGCATGGCTGTCCCGCAAATCAACGGCCCCGGCCTTTATAAAAAACCGGGAAGAACAGTTTCTCCCCTATCCTGCGGCCAAAGGATCGCTTTATTCTATCGAAGATGACGGCATTGTGGCCGCTTATAAAAAATACGCTGATCTTTCCAATGTTATTTCCATAGCCCATTCAGGGTTTGATACCATAAAAATTTTGTTGCGGGGCTTTGATCCTGCGACGCTTAAGCAGCCGGTGTTTTTTTCTCTCCTTGCCTGCCCTGGGGGGTGCGTCAACGGGCCGGGTATGAGCGGCTCTTCAAGTTCCGGCGCGGACCGCAGCTTGCGGCTTTTACAATACGCGAAAAACGCCCTGGACAAGACCAGCGAAGAAACCCTTTCAATGAATATAAACATGAGCTATCCCATTTATTTTCCCCCAGTAGTAAAAAAAAGACACAGGGAAGAGGAAATCCGCGCCGCCTTTGAAAAAATACTAAAATATACCAAGCGGGATGAAATAGACTGTGGTAGTTGCGGCTATGACAGTTGCCGTAATTTTGTTGATGCCATGCTTGAAAACCATGCGGAAAAAACAATGTGTGCAACCTATATGCGGATTTTGTCCGAAAAACAGACCCACGGAATATTTCAGGCAATACCGAGCGGTCTTGTTATTGTTGATAACAACATGAAAATAATCGAAAGTAACAAAAATTTCGCTCTTCTTTTTGGAACTGAAATAGAGGACCTGTTTGAGTCGATTCCCGGGCTTATAGGCGCCAGTCTGGAAAAAATCACCAAAGCATCGGAGTATTTTTCCACATTTTTCAGGCTCAGCAATTCCGACCCCATAGAGCTTGATTTTAATGAAAACAAACGGATACTTCATCTTACTATATTTGCGGTAGAGAAAGGAGAGATTGCTGCTGGAGTTTTTGATGATATTACGATGCCCCAAATTAAAAAAAACAAAACCATAGCAAATGCAAAGGACATTATCGAAAAAAATATACATGTTGTACAGCAAATAGCATTTCTCCTGGGAGAACATGCTGCTGAAACCGAATCAATCCTACAATCAATGATACAGACATTTAATACCGGAGAGGAAACCGAATCATGA